The following proteins come from a genomic window of Pseudomonas putida:
- a CDS encoding AraC family transcriptional regulator — MTPLTQLHVFNAMHASPHARLELSAHLGDGLAAALWSNRDDARDYQAPSHHTLSCYIAHGTGTFRRQRPADKGAPDKLCIMPAGHESNWVVNGQIRLAHLYISEVQFALGCVRLLDREPREMQLQEATFLDDPRQSLRFRQLISLAWEEPGERLLASSLAHEIVDHAVLSQVGLRQGLRLKGGLAPNLRRQLVEYIETHLDQPITLGGLAVRCNLSEYHFARMFRTSFGLPPHQYLLARRLHRACQLLRLGQLPLGDVALLCGFASASHFSNRFRQAVGATPGDYRAAFSH, encoded by the coding sequence ATGACCCCACTCACCCAGCTGCACGTGTTCAACGCCATGCATGCCTCGCCCCACGCGCGGCTGGAACTGAGCGCGCACCTGGGCGACGGGCTGGCGGCGGCGCTATGGAGCAACCGTGACGATGCCCGCGACTATCAGGCGCCCAGCCACCACACGCTGTCGTGCTACATCGCCCACGGCACCGGCACCTTTCGCCGCCAGCGCCCAGCCGACAAAGGGGCGCCGGACAAATTGTGCATCATGCCGGCCGGCCACGAGTCCAACTGGGTGGTCAATGGGCAGATCCGCCTGGCGCACCTGTACATCAGCGAGGTGCAATTCGCCCTGGGCTGCGTGCGTCTGCTCGACCGGGAACCGCGGGAGATGCAACTGCAGGAAGCGACGTTTCTCGACGACCCACGGCAGTCGTTGCGTTTTCGCCAGTTGATCAGCCTGGCCTGGGAAGAGCCAGGCGAGCGCTTGCTGGCCAGCAGCCTGGCACACGAGATTGTCGATCACGCCGTGCTCAGCCAGGTAGGGCTGCGCCAGGGGTTACGCCTCAAAGGCGGGTTGGCACCGAACCTGCGCCGGCAACTGGTGGAATACATCGAGACACACCTGGATCAGCCCATCACCCTCGGTGGGTTGGCCGTACGTTGCAACCTCTCCGAGTATCACTTCGCACGCATGTTCCGCACCAGCTTCGGCTTGCCGCCGCACCAGTATCTGCTGGCCCGCCGGCTGCATCGGGCCTGCCAACTGCTGCGCCTGGGCCAGCTGCCATTGGGAGACGTTGCATTGCTGTGCGGGTTTGCCAGTGCCAGCCATTTCAGCAATCGCTTTCGCCAGGCAGTCGGCGCGACACCTGGCGACTATCGCGCCGCCTTCAGCCACTAG
- a CDS encoding PepSY-associated TM helix domain-containing protein, producing the protein MKDGFRQAMAWLHTWAGLIFGWLLFAIFLTGTLSYFKEEISHWAQPEVRRHALDPVASLGLAQRYLEANAAHSGNWMIRLPSEREAALSVGWRDPSGGRRGFVSKQLDAQTGQPVEARDSRGGEFFYRFHFQLQMPHPWGRWLATFCAFIMLLGLVTGIITHKKIFKEFFTFRPGKGQRSWLDGHNAIGVLVLPFHLMISYSSLVIFMYMVMPASIMASYGGNTNGYFNDLFGRDDVPKAANVAAPMVPLAGLYAKVQAQVPGARMGYIQVHNPGDRNARVSFAQASADNIAYKRSANWMFDGSTGELLSQGAPESAAMMTSFSFVGLHMGNFAGPWLRWLYFVFGVAGTAVIGTGLVMWLGKRQLKHAKRERMPAELRLVEVLNIASMSGLLLAVAGFFWANRLLPAALQGRADWEVNTFFVVWLLSLAHAVLRPGRRAWGEQLGLGALAFALLPLLNALTTGQGLNHSVAVGDWAMAGLDLTALGTGLFLAWAAGKMLRAPKAVAKRELKVSKASAEVVEVNGC; encoded by the coding sequence ATGAAGGACGGTTTCCGCCAGGCGATGGCCTGGTTGCACACCTGGGCCGGGCTGATTTTCGGCTGGCTGCTTTTCGCTATTTTCCTGACCGGCACACTGTCGTATTTCAAGGAAGAGATCAGCCACTGGGCACAGCCCGAAGTCCGCCGCCACGCGCTCGACCCGGTGGCCAGCCTGGGCCTGGCCCAGCGCTATCTGGAGGCCAACGCGGCGCATTCGGGCAACTGGATGATCCGCCTGCCCAGCGAGCGCGAAGCCGCGTTAAGCGTCGGCTGGCGTGATCCGAGTGGCGGGCGCCGTGGCTTTGTCAGCAAGCAACTCGACGCCCAGACCGGGCAGCCAGTAGAGGCCCGCGACAGCCGCGGCGGCGAGTTCTTCTACCGCTTCCACTTCCAGCTGCAGATGCCCCACCCCTGGGGGCGCTGGCTGGCGACCTTCTGCGCGTTCATCATGTTGCTCGGCCTGGTCACCGGGATCATCACCCACAAGAAGATCTTCAAGGAGTTCTTCACCTTCCGCCCCGGCAAGGGCCAGCGCTCGTGGCTGGACGGGCATAACGCCATTGGAGTGCTGGTGTTGCCGTTCCATCTGATGATCAGTTACAGCAGCCTGGTGATCTTCATGTACATGGTGATGCCGGCCAGCATCATGGCCAGCTATGGCGGCAATACCAACGGCTATTTCAACGACCTGTTCGGCCGTGACGATGTGCCCAAGGCGGCCAACGTCGCTGCGCCCATGGTGCCGCTGGCAGGCTTGTACGCCAAGGTTCAGGCGCAGGTCCCCGGCGCCCGCATGGGTTACATACAGGTGCACAACCCGGGCGACCGCAACGCTCGCGTGAGCTTCGCCCAGGCCTCGGCCGACAACATCGCCTACAAGCGCAGCGCCAACTGGATGTTCGACGGCAGCACGGGCGAACTGCTGAGCCAGGGGGCACCGGAAAGCGCTGCAATGATGACCTCGTTCAGCTTCGTCGGTCTGCACATGGGCAACTTCGCCGGGCCTTGGTTGCGCTGGTTGTACTTCGTGTTCGGGGTGGCGGGTACTGCGGTGATCGGCACAGGCCTGGTGATGTGGCTTGGCAAGCGCCAGCTCAAGCATGCCAAGCGCGAACGCATGCCCGCTGAGTTGCGTCTGGTCGAGGTGCTCAACATTGCCAGCATGAGTGGCCTGCTGCTCGCGGTGGCCGGCTTTTTCTGGGCCAACCGCTTGCTGCCTGCGGCGCTGCAAGGGCGGGCGGACTGGGAGGTGAACACGTTCTTCGTGGTCTGGCTGTTGTCGCTGGCACATGCCGTGCTGCGCCCCGGGCGCCGAGCCTGGGGCGAGCAGCTTGGGTTGGGCGCGCTGGCCTTTGCGCTGCTGCCTTTGCTCAATGCTTTGACCACCGGCCAGGGGCTGAACCACAGCGTAGCCGTCGGCGACTGGGCGATGGCGGGCCTGGACCTCACGGCATTGGGCACCGGTCTTTTCCTGGCCTGGGCCGCAGGCAAGATGCTGCGTGCTCCGAAGGCTGTGGCCAAGCGTGAGCTCAAGGTGTCCAAGGCATCGGCCGAAGTGGTCGAGGTGAACGGATGCTGA
- a CDS encoding TonB-dependent siderophore receptor — protein MKFTHRCVPLWLGLSALSALAAAPCVLAAEQLELHRFAQPSKPLPQALNAFSRATGQSVVYTLELPAVQAPALQGTFSAEQALQQLLGNAGLTWRRVDARTLTLEPVDTSGALNLQATTVTSQMDTYSYQPPASASIMRGQGPSQNIPQAINVVPAQVIRDQAPRNLDDALANVSGITQGNNFGGTSDTVMKRGFGDNRDGSIMRDGMPVVQGRSLNASTERVEVLKGPASLLYGIQDPGGVINVVSKRPQLQQYNALTVRGSTYGSGKNGSGGGVDSTGALGDSNFAYRLIVDHEDEDYWRNYGVHRESLVAPSLAWLGEDTQVVLAYEHREFLYPFDRGTAFGSNGHPLDIPATRRLDEPFNDMEGRSDLYRLEVDHQLANDWKLHFGYSFNRETYDASQVRVTGVNEAKGTLTRSIDGTHNAMSRDQFATLSLNGNVELAGMQHDLLIGIDHEDRKVFRGDLIRQTAQSTFSYLNPVYGQEVEGSTVRASDSDQTDKLRTDALFLQDALHLDEHWILVAGARFQQYDQYAGRGRPFKANTDTSGQAWVPHAGIVYKVDEQLSFYGSYSESFKPNSSIAPLTGGVVLDSSIAPEEGKSWELGAKLDMPGSLTGTLALFDITKRNVLVSNFDSGTGETVYSNAGEVSSRGVELDLTGQLSERWSLIGSYAFTDAKVTKDPDLEGNRLQNVARHSGSLSAVYDFGSLFGGDSLRFGAGARHVGERPGNSTNTFDLPSYTVADAFATYETRLDEHNVRLQLNVKNLFDKVYYSSAVNQYFVAIGDARQVSLSSTFEF, from the coding sequence ATGAAGTTCACCCACCGTTGCGTCCCCCTCTGGCTTGGTCTCTCAGCGCTTTCGGCCTTGGCTGCTGCCCCTTGTGTCCTTGCCGCCGAGCAGCTTGAACTGCACAGGTTCGCCCAGCCGAGCAAGCCCTTGCCCCAGGCGCTCAATGCCTTCAGCCGCGCCACCGGCCAGAGCGTGGTCTACACCTTGGAACTTCCTGCCGTGCAGGCACCGGCCCTGCAGGGTACGTTCAGTGCCGAACAGGCGCTGCAGCAATTGCTGGGCAACGCTGGCCTGACCTGGCGCCGGGTCGATGCCCGCACCCTGACGCTTGAACCGGTGGACACCTCCGGTGCGCTCAACCTGCAGGCCACCACGGTGACCTCGCAGATGGACACCTACAGCTATCAGCCGCCGGCCAGCGCCTCGATCATGCGTGGCCAGGGCCCGTCCCAGAATATCCCCCAAGCCATCAACGTGGTCCCGGCCCAGGTCATCCGCGACCAGGCCCCGCGCAACCTGGATGACGCCCTTGCCAATGTCAGCGGTATCACCCAGGGCAACAATTTCGGTGGCACCTCCGACACGGTAATGAAGCGCGGCTTCGGCGATAACCGCGACGGTTCGATCATGCGCGATGGTATGCCCGTCGTGCAGGGGCGCAGCCTCAATGCGAGCACCGAACGGGTCGAGGTACTCAAGGGCCCGGCTTCGCTGTTGTATGGCATCCAGGACCCGGGCGGGGTGATCAACGTGGTCAGCAAGCGCCCGCAATTGCAGCAGTACAACGCCCTGACCGTGCGCGGTTCGACCTACGGCAGCGGCAAGAACGGCAGCGGCGGCGGGGTCGACAGCACCGGGGCACTGGGCGACAGCAACTTCGCCTACCGTTTGATCGTCGATCATGAGGACGAGGATTACTGGCGTAACTATGGCGTGCACCGCGAATCGCTGGTGGCGCCGTCGCTGGCCTGGCTGGGCGAGGACACCCAAGTGGTGCTGGCATATGAGCACCGTGAATTTCTCTACCCGTTCGACCGGGGCACCGCGTTCGGCAGCAACGGCCACCCACTGGACATTCCGGCCACGCGTCGCCTGGATGAACCCTTCAACGACATGGAAGGCCGCTCCGACCTGTATCGCCTGGAGGTCGATCACCAGCTGGCCAACGATTGGAAACTGCACTTTGGCTACAGCTTCAACCGCGAGACTTACGACGCCAGCCAGGTGCGCGTGACCGGTGTCAACGAAGCCAAGGGCACGCTCACGCGCAGCATCGATGGCACCCACAACGCCATGAGTCGCGACCAGTTCGCGACCCTGAGCCTCAATGGCAACGTCGAGCTTGCCGGAATGCAGCATGACCTGCTCATTGGCATTGATCACGAAGACCGCAAGGTCTTTCGCGGCGACCTGATTCGCCAGACCGCTCAGTCCACCTTCAGTTATTTGAACCCGGTCTATGGCCAGGAAGTGGAGGGCAGTACGGTGCGCGCCAGCGACAGTGACCAGACCGACAAGCTGCGCACCGACGCGCTGTTCCTGCAGGACGCACTGCACCTGGACGAACACTGGATACTGGTGGCCGGCGCCCGCTTTCAGCAGTACGACCAGTACGCCGGCCGCGGCCGGCCGTTCAAGGCCAATACCGACACCAGTGGCCAGGCCTGGGTACCGCATGCCGGCATCGTCTACAAGGTCGATGAGCAGTTGTCGTTCTATGGTAGTTACAGCGAGTCGTTCAAACCCAACTCCAGCATTGCCCCGCTGACCGGTGGCGTCGTGCTGGATTCGTCGATTGCGCCCGAAGAGGGTAAGTCGTGGGAGCTGGGTGCCAAGCTCGACATGCCTGGCAGCCTGACCGGCACCTTGGCGCTGTTCGACATCACCAAGCGCAACGTGCTGGTCTCCAACTTCGACAGCGGTACCGGCGAGACGGTTTACAGCAATGCGGGCGAGGTCAGTTCAAGGGGGGTGGAGCTTGACCTGACCGGACAGCTCAGTGAACGTTGGAGCCTGATCGGCAGCTATGCCTTTACCGACGCCAAGGTGACCAAGGACCCGGACCTTGAGGGTAACCGCCTGCAGAACGTGGCCAGGCACAGTGGCTCATTGTCGGCGGTGTATGACTTCGGCAGCCTGTTCGGCGGCGACAGTTTGCGTTTCGGTGCCGGAGCCCGTCATGTCGGCGAGCGCCCGGGCAACTCGACCAATACCTTCGACTTGCCCAGCTACACCGTTGCCGATGCCTTCGCCACGTATGAGACCCGGCTCGACGAGCACAACGTGCGCCTGCAACTGAACGTGAAGAACCTGTTCGACAAGGTCTACTACAGCTCGGCGGTGAACCAATACTTCGTTGCCATAGGTGATGCACGCCAGGTGAGCCTGTCGAGTACCTTCGAGTTCTAG
- a CDS encoding glucosyltransferase domain-containing protein, whose translation MPPLLSWNKRLSHRQVQMLCLLALAVHLLPLVLADYAYIDDVWRAQNAGLTLTGNESWTGQGRFLLYLMHRMLGFSAGAVNLFPLPILLAASVTALALARLVSHYFPVPTATSVLVVLPLWYNPFFLQNLSYQYDAPGMALALAACVWAITLSAERWQQCLLGGVLVACAASFYQVSINVFAGLCCLEVMRQVLGHAELRQVCRHLFGRLAQLLGGCLLYSLTAHQFIDVPRTALLPLDAQWWPEVLRRLEVILGHVALLITPGTAWVFIGLSGLALVALLIALREVLVDPRPVWERGVLTAALLLPIPVVALLVYGLMMVFAHFDGGARLLMGFGVVLMMLALLAHRLLSGLGGRLRWLLAIPVLFMLSFSFAYGRTLIVQKELQRMVTSSLANAIESRPQLYETKRFYVFDIGSSRRWLPAASASYEQMPALRYVMNIDFLLLPEMMPRLGLVNFAKSPPLDREQVLARDHAAVVESKFFDIHLVDGNGYVLMKAPVESETYRW comes from the coding sequence ATGCCACCATTGCTCTCCTGGAACAAGCGACTGTCGCATCGTCAGGTCCAGATGCTCTGCCTGCTCGCCTTGGCTGTTCATCTATTGCCGCTGGTGCTTGCCGATTACGCCTATATCGATGATGTGTGGCGCGCCCAGAACGCTGGGCTCACGCTTACCGGCAATGAATCCTGGACAGGGCAGGGGCGCTTCCTGCTCTATCTGATGCATCGCATGCTGGGCTTCTCTGCCGGGGCTGTGAATCTGTTCCCTTTGCCTATTCTGCTGGCAGCCAGCGTGACTGCCCTGGCGCTCGCCCGGCTGGTGTCACATTACTTCCCGGTGCCCACGGCGACCTCCGTGCTGGTGGTGTTGCCCTTATGGTACAACCCCTTCTTTCTGCAGAACCTGTCGTACCAATACGACGCACCCGGTATGGCGTTGGCGCTGGCTGCATGCGTCTGGGCCATCACGCTGAGTGCCGAGCGCTGGCAGCAGTGCCTGCTGGGCGGCGTGCTGGTGGCATGTGCCGCGAGTTTCTATCAGGTCAGCATCAACGTCTTCGCTGGCTTGTGCTGCCTCGAAGTCATGCGCCAGGTACTCGGGCATGCCGAGTTGCGCCAGGTCTGCCGTCATCTTTTCGGCCGGCTGGCACAGCTGCTCGGCGGGTGCCTGCTGTACTCGCTCACGGCCCATCAGTTCATAGATGTCCCCCGCACTGCGTTGCTGCCTCTGGATGCCCAGTGGTGGCCTGAGGTGTTGCGGCGCCTGGAAGTTATCTTGGGCCACGTGGCGTTGTTGATCACGCCGGGAACGGCGTGGGTGTTCATCGGCCTTTCGGGGCTGGCGCTCGTGGCGCTGCTGATCGCCTTGCGTGAGGTATTGGTTGATCCACGCCCTGTATGGGAACGGGGGGTGTTGACGGCTGCGCTGCTGCTGCCCATCCCGGTAGTGGCGTTGCTGGTGTACGGCCTGATGATGGTGTTCGCGCATTTTGACGGTGGCGCACGCCTGTTGATGGGGTTCGGGGTGGTCTTGATGATGCTGGCACTGCTGGCGCATAGGCTACTGTCAGGGCTTGGCGGTCGGCTGAGGTGGCTGCTGGCTATTCCTGTGTTGTTCATGTTGTCATTTTCGTTTGCTTACGGCCGAACGCTGATCGTGCAGAAGGAACTGCAACGCATGGTGACGTCTTCGCTCGCCAATGCCATCGAAAGCCGGCCGCAGTTGTACGAGACCAAGCGATTCTATGTTTTCGACATCGGTAGCAGCAGACGTTGGTTGCCTGCAGCCAGCGCCAGCTATGAACAGATGCCAGCTTTGCGTTATGTCATGAACATCGACTTTCTGCTGTTGCCTGAGATGATGCCGCGCCTCGGGCTGGTCAACTTCGCTAAATCCCCCCCACTCGACCGTGAGCAGGTACTTGCGCGCGACCATGCAGCGGTGGTGGAGAGCAAGTTTTTCGACATCCACCTGGTCGACGGTAACGGCTATGTGCTCATGAAAGCACCTGTCGAGAGCGAGACCTACCGATGGTAA
- a CDS encoding DUF3325 domain-containing protein: MLSVALIGFAGFAALCLAMEKHFSDLLGRKPAIGQLRSLRMAGWSLLLASLLLSVHLRGWAHGLVEWVAVLMAGVTLWVFTLPYLPRLLLGLAAISLILGPLLVISGG; the protein is encoded by the coding sequence ATGCTGAGCGTCGCCCTGATCGGTTTTGCCGGGTTCGCCGCATTGTGCCTGGCGATGGAAAAGCACTTCAGCGACCTGCTCGGGCGCAAGCCTGCTATCGGCCAGTTGCGTAGCCTGCGCATGGCGGGTTGGTCGTTGCTGCTGGCATCACTGTTGCTGTCGGTGCACCTGCGTGGGTGGGCGCATGGCTTGGTTGAGTGGGTCGCTGTGTTGATGGCCGGGGTGACACTGTGGGTCTTCACCTTGCCTTACCTGCCGCGCCTGTTGCTGGGGCTGGCGGCGATCAGCCTGATACTGGGCCCGCTGCTGGTCATATCTGGCGGATGA
- a CDS encoding DUF3649 domain-containing protein, protein MKRNAAGLPLSYRLAVTSRCLAAVLGGYLLASMASVCITLLVPLAQVDAAMTGMMLSFVFYLLAFIWCFACRSAWHAWLGVLLPSLLLGLVNGLAYWMKNP, encoded by the coding sequence ATGAAGCGCAATGCCGCCGGACTGCCCCTCAGCTACCGCCTGGCCGTGACCTCACGTTGCCTGGCGGCGGTGCTGGGTGGATACCTGCTGGCGTCCATGGCCAGTGTCTGCATCACCCTGCTGGTGCCGTTGGCGCAAGTCGACGCGGCCATGACCGGCATGATGCTGTCGTTCGTTTTCTACCTGTTGGCCTTCATCTGGTGCTTTGCCTGCCGCAGCGCCTGGCATGCCTGGCTCGGCGTGTTGCTGCCGAGCCTGCTGCTGGGGCTGGTCAACGGGCTGGCCTACTGGATGAAAAACCCATGA
- a CDS encoding DMT family transporter: MNLSLYLLTVLIWGTTWIALKLQLGEVAIAVSIVYRFALAGLILFAILLLTRRLQPMNRRGHLLCLAQGLCLFCVNFMCFLTASQWIASGLIAVVFSTATLWNALNARLFFGQRVASNVLGGGALGLLGLGLLFWPELSHHAASRETLYGLGLALLGTLCFSAGNMLSSMQQKAGLKPMTTNAWGMVYGAAMLTVYCLISGIPFAMEWNTRYIGSLLYLVIPGSVIGFTAYLTLVGRMGPERAAYCTVLFPLVALNVSAFAEGYQWTAPALLGLVAVMAGNVLVFRKRKPTLAGALAR; the protein is encoded by the coding sequence ATGAACCTCTCCCTGTACCTGCTCACTGTCCTGATCTGGGGTACCACCTGGATCGCCCTGAAACTGCAATTGGGCGAAGTCGCCATTGCGGTTTCGATCGTTTACCGCTTTGCCTTGGCCGGGCTGATTCTGTTCGCCATCCTGTTGCTCACCCGCCGCCTGCAACCGATGAATCGGCGCGGTCATCTGCTGTGCCTGGCGCAAGGCCTGTGCCTGTTCTGCGTCAATTTCATGTGTTTCCTCACCGCCAGTCAGTGGATTGCCAGCGGCCTGATCGCCGTGGTGTTTTCCACTGCAACACTGTGGAATGCGCTGAATGCGCGCCTCTTTTTCGGCCAGAGGGTTGCCAGCAACGTACTCGGTGGCGGCGCGCTTGGCCTTTTGGGGTTGGGGCTGCTGTTCTGGCCGGAGCTGTCGCACCATGCGGCAAGCCGCGAAACGCTCTATGGTCTCGGTCTGGCCTTGCTCGGTACGCTGTGTTTTTCGGCAGGCAACATGCTCTCGAGCATGCAGCAGAAAGCTGGCCTCAAGCCTATGACCACCAATGCCTGGGGCATGGTCTATGGCGCCGCGATGCTGACCGTGTATTGCCTGATCAGCGGTATTCCATTTGCGATGGAGTGGAACACGCGCTATATCGGCTCGCTGCTGTACCTGGTGATCCCGGGTTCAGTGATCGGCTTCACCGCCTACCTGACGTTGGTCGGGCGCATGGGCCCGGAGCGGGCTGCGTATTGCACGGTGTTGTTCCCGCTGGTGGCGCTGAATGTGTCGGCGTTTGCCGAGGGCTATCAATGGACAGCCCCCGCTTTGCTCGGGCTGGTCGCTGTCATGGCGGGTAATGTGTTGGTGTTTCGTAAGCGCAAACCCACGCTGGCAGGTGCATTGGCACGTTGA
- a CDS encoding FecR family protein, with protein sequence MSHSDLTTPDPSQAALRWLARINEQPEVAHSAAFQRWLLADPRHREAYAQAQALWQKSAAPAARLAEEEHADLQRYLDVMAKAPAPPRWWRARARALAVAACLVLAVGVAGGWHPGYWVQDLQADFSSTDAIRQVTLADQSQVTLDAGSAIAVDFQQGQRHVRLLHGAAFFKVTHTGAPFVVQAAGGQVRVLGTEFEVREQAEGAQVTVRNGRVAVTPAQGQAARELTANQQLAYARGQAGDTASVDSDSRLAWRQGWVNYYQVPLAQVVGDLGRYYPGRIVLLDSELGQRKVSGSFPVREPLAALDSLGKVMGFSRQTVLGRLTVIR encoded by the coding sequence ATGAGCCATTCAGACTTGACCACCCCCGACCCGTCGCAAGCAGCACTGCGTTGGCTGGCCAGGATCAACGAGCAGCCTGAGGTAGCGCACAGTGCGGCGTTCCAGCGCTGGTTGCTGGCCGACCCCAGGCACCGTGAAGCCTATGCCCAGGCCCAGGCGCTGTGGCAGAAGAGTGCGGCTCCCGCGGCACGCCTGGCCGAGGAAGAACACGCCGACCTGCAACGATACCTGGATGTCATGGCCAAGGCGCCTGCCCCGCCTCGCTGGTGGCGCGCCCGCGCCCGGGCACTGGCCGTAGCAGCGTGTCTGGTGCTGGCCGTGGGCGTTGCGGGGGGCTGGCATCCGGGGTACTGGGTGCAGGACCTGCAGGCCGATTTCAGCAGCACAGACGCCATTCGCCAGGTGACGCTGGCTGACCAGTCGCAGGTGACGCTGGATGCGGGCAGTGCCATAGCTGTCGATTTCCAGCAGGGGCAGCGTCATGTGCGGCTGTTGCATGGCGCTGCATTCTTCAAGGTCACGCACACCGGTGCCCCGTTTGTAGTACAGGCGGCAGGGGGGCAGGTGCGGGTGCTGGGCACCGAGTTCGAAGTGCGCGAGCAGGCTGAGGGGGCACAGGTCACGGTGCGCAACGGTCGGGTGGCGGTCACGCCAGCTCAGGGGCAGGCCGCCCGTGAGCTGACGGCCAACCAGCAACTGGCCTATGCCAGAGGCCAGGCGGGTGATACGGCGAGTGTGGACAGCGACAGCCGTCTGGCCTGGCGCCAGGGCTGGGTCAATTACTACCAGGTGCCATTGGCGCAGGTAGTCGGGGACCTGGGGCGCTATTACCCGGGGCGGATCGTGCTGCTCGATAGCGAGTTGGGGCAGCGAAAGGTCAGCGGCAGTTTCCCGGTGCGCGAGCCACTGGCGGCACTGGATTCGCTGGGCAAGGTGATGGGGTTCTCGCGGCAGACGGTTCTCGGCCGGTTGACAGTTATCCGTTAA
- a CDS encoding GtrA family protein: MVMALRFYRYGLIGVGNTLLHWAVFFLLHQAAGLSQALSNLLAFTVAVSASYYLNARFTFACAPSRLRYLAFVSGMGCLSLSMGALSDRAGLSPWLTLVAFSAVSLIIGYGYSRAVVFKRRQP; the protein is encoded by the coding sequence ATGGTAATGGCCCTGCGTTTCTACCGTTATGGCCTCATCGGTGTTGGAAATACGCTGTTGCACTGGGCGGTTTTCTTCCTGCTGCACCAAGCTGCAGGGCTGAGCCAGGCATTGAGCAACCTCCTGGCATTCACAGTGGCTGTAAGTGCGTCCTATTACCTCAATGCTCGCTTCACGTTTGCCTGCGCGCCGAGCAGGCTGCGTTACCTGGCGTTCGTGTCGGGCATGGGGTGCCTGAGCCTGAGCATGGGGGCGCTATCGGACCGGGCTGGTTTGTCACCCTGGCTGACCCTCGTGGCATTTTCCGCCGTCAGCCTGATCATCGGCTATGGCTACTCACGAGCAGTGGTGTTCAAGCGGAGGCAGCCATGA
- a CDS encoding sigma-70 family RNA polymerase sigma factor codes for MAQRARMEALVSRRVGCRATASDLVQELFLRFWRRPEVKVEALDTYLLRCAGNLAIDHLRSEGSRERIAEASLPPDECLAQAPEQALEVDHDLQRIEAALRALPERTRQIFLLNRIHGCKYGEIAKAMQLSQSAVEKHMMRALQACKASVAEPATPMRRPGSARR; via the coding sequence ATGGCCCAGCGCGCACGCATGGAAGCCCTGGTCAGCCGTCGGGTAGGCTGCCGCGCCACTGCATCGGACCTGGTGCAGGAGCTGTTCTTGCGCTTCTGGCGCCGCCCCGAGGTCAAGGTCGAGGCGCTGGATACCTACCTGCTGCGCTGCGCCGGCAACTTGGCCATCGACCACCTGCGCAGTGAAGGCAGCCGCGAGCGGATCGCCGAAGCGTCGCTGCCCCCTGATGAATGCCTTGCCCAGGCACCGGAGCAGGCCCTGGAGGTAGATCATGACCTGCAGCGCATCGAAGCGGCGCTGCGCGCCCTGCCCGAGCGCACCCGGCAGATCTTTTTGCTCAACCGCATACACGGCTGCAAGTACGGCGAAATCGCCAAGGCCATGCAGCTGTCCCAGAGCGCCGTGGAAAAGCATATGATGCGCGCCCTCCAAGCGTGCAAGGCCAGTGTTGCCGAACCCGCGACCCCGATGCGCAGGCCAGGGAGCGCCCGTCGATGA